One region of Deinococcus seoulensis genomic DNA includes:
- a CDS encoding response regulator transcription factor, with amino-acid sequence MEQRILLIEDNPDITRVVQYELEQAGYRVLAAPDGVTGLTSARESNPDLVILDLGLPDFDGAEIARRLRKTSSVPIIILTAMDAVDRKVNLLEAGADDYMTKPFHPEELVARVKVQLRHQQHGEVISIGPLEIHPQKRLCHYNGHEVRLSPKEFDLLTFLARQPGRVYSRQEIEREVWNGELPSNSNVVDVHMANMRAKLRDLDGYGIIRTVRGIGYALKTP; translated from the coding sequence ATGGAGCAACGCATCCTACTTATTGAAGACAACCCGGATATCACCCGCGTCGTGCAGTACGAACTCGAACAGGCCGGGTACAGGGTCCTGGCCGCGCCGGACGGCGTGACCGGCCTGACCAGCGCCCGCGAGAGCAACCCGGACCTGGTGATCCTGGACCTGGGCCTGCCGGACTTCGACGGTGCCGAGATCGCCCGCCGCCTGCGCAAGACCAGCAGCGTGCCGATCATCATCCTGACCGCCATGGACGCCGTGGACCGCAAGGTGAACCTGCTGGAGGCCGGCGCGGACGACTACATGACCAAGCCCTTCCACCCGGAGGAACTCGTGGCGCGCGTGAAGGTGCAGCTGCGGCACCAGCAGCACGGCGAGGTCATCTCCATCGGGCCGCTGGAGATCCACCCGCAGAAACGCCTGTGCCACTACAACGGGCACGAGGTGCGCCTGTCGCCCAAGGAGTTCGACCTGCTGACTTTCCTGGCTCGCCAGCCGGGCCGCGTGTACTCCCGCCAGGAGATCGAACGCGAGGTCTGGAACGGTGAACTCCCCAGCAACAGCAACGTGGTGGACGTGCACATGGCGAACATGCGCGCCAAGCTGCGCGACCTCGACGGCTACGGGATCATCCGGACCGTGCGCGGCATCGGGTACGCCCTCAAGACGCCCTGA
- a CDS encoding TerC family protein, giving the protein MDALMTPWLGQPTWMWLVFITLVGALLAFDLGVLDRLRRRRADAAGVAAEDQVIGIGSSLKLSAFYIAVALAFGGWVWATLGPASGMAYLTGFALEKALALDNVFVISVIFASFAIPRHLQHRVLFWGILGVIILRGVMIGLGTALVTQFDWIMWIFGAFLLLTGVKLLRGGDDETPDMQAHPVVRFLRRFLPISPNLDGQKFLTRLPDAQGRLRLHATPLLLALLVVEFADVIFAVDSIPAIFAITQDPFIVYTSNIFAILGLRALYFALAAMVHRFEALKPALALVLVFIGAKIFYAQFFGKVDPAISLTVTLGILGGGVLLSLWRTRNDPTPDVS; this is encoded by the coding sequence GTGGACGCACTCATGACCCCCTGGCTCGGACAGCCCACCTGGATGTGGCTGGTCTTCATCACCCTCGTCGGCGCCCTGCTGGCCTTCGACCTCGGCGTGCTGGACCGCCTGCGCCGCCGCCGCGCCGACGCGGCCGGCGTGGCCGCCGAGGATCAGGTCATCGGAATCGGCAGCAGCCTCAAACTGAGTGCCTTCTACATCGCGGTCGCGCTGGCCTTCGGCGGGTGGGTGTGGGCCACGCTGGGACCGGCCAGCGGCATGGCGTACCTGACCGGTTTCGCGCTGGAAAAGGCCCTGGCACTCGATAACGTCTTCGTGATCAGCGTGATCTTCGCGTCGTTCGCCATTCCCCGCCACCTCCAGCACCGCGTGCTGTTCTGGGGGATTCTGGGCGTGATCATCCTGCGCGGCGTGATGATCGGCCTGGGCACCGCGCTCGTCACGCAGTTCGACTGGATCATGTGGATCTTCGGCGCGTTCCTGCTGCTGACCGGCGTGAAACTGCTGCGCGGCGGCGACGACGAGACCCCCGACATGCAGGCCCACCCCGTCGTGCGTTTCCTGCGCCGCTTCCTGCCCATCAGCCCCAACCTGGACGGCCAGAAGTTCCTGACCCGCCTGCCCGACGCCCAGGGCCGCCTGCGCCTGCACGCCACGCCGCTGCTGCTGGCCCTGCTGGTCGTGGAATTCGCCGACGTGATCTTCGCCGTGGACAGCATCCCCGCCATCTTCGCCATCACGCAGGACCCGTTCATCGTGTACACCAGCAACATCTTCGCCATCCTGGGCCTGCGCGCCCTGTACTTCGCGCTGGCCGCCATGGTCCACCGCTTCGAGGCCCTCAAGCCCGCGCTGGCGCTGGTACTGGTGTTCATCGGCGCCAAGATCTTCTACGCGCAGTTCTTCGGCAAGGTCGACCCGGCCATCAGCCTGACCGTCACGCTCGGCATCCTCGGCGGCGGCGTCCTGCTGAGCCTCTGGCGCACCCGCAACGACCCCACCCCCGACGTGAGCTGA
- a CDS encoding alpha/beta fold hydrolase — MSDLPPPDAAPDDFAFPEDFPDGADQVYLEHLNGADLYFEVTGDPAGGEAPLVFLHGGPGYNSYSFQAAFGDRMPRAAVFLDQRGSGRSGPLEDTEQGADTLDLDTLVGDLDAVRDFLGAERIVPLGHGFGALVALEYARRHPTRTARVIVVNPWVHYPDLARTLLEEASARRGTPLDDPAERVRADTPDGQHAPVGAARIEAAFELLNARDLLNALQFRDAPTRMRLEFMDAEGQLVGGGEVQEALVNQGLWEFEYPPFLTEIRRPVFVISGAHDRTSYPEQVQWVADLADGDVTVLDAAHYPWLDDEDAFAQALDDALTR, encoded by the coding sequence ATGAGTGACCTGCCGCCCCCCGACGCTGCGCCCGACGATTTCGCCTTCCCGGAAGACTTCCCGGACGGTGCGGATCAGGTGTACCTGGAGCACCTGAACGGCGCGGACCTGTACTTCGAGGTGACGGGCGACCCGGCCGGCGGTGAAGCCCCGCTGGTGTTCCTGCACGGCGGCCCCGGGTACAACAGTTACTCGTTCCAGGCGGCGTTCGGGGACCGCATGCCGCGCGCGGCCGTGTTCCTCGATCAGCGCGGCTCGGGCCGCAGCGGCCCGCTGGAGGACACCGAACAGGGCGCCGACACCCTGGACCTCGACACGCTGGTCGGCGACCTGGACGCCGTGCGGGACTTCCTGGGCGCCGAACGGATCGTGCCGCTCGGGCACGGATTCGGGGCGCTCGTGGCGCTGGAGTACGCCCGCCGCCACCCCACCCGCACGGCCCGCGTGATCGTCGTGAACCCCTGGGTGCACTACCCGGACCTGGCGCGCACCCTGCTGGAAGAGGCCAGCGCCCGGCGCGGCACGCCCCTGGACGACCCGGCCGAGCGCGTGCGGGCCGACACGCCCGACGGGCAGCACGCCCCGGTCGGCGCGGCGCGGATCGAGGCGGCCTTCGAGTTGCTGAACGCCCGCGACCTGCTGAACGCCCTGCAGTTCCGGGACGCCCCGACCCGCATGCGCCTGGAATTCATGGACGCCGAGGGGCAACTCGTGGGCGGCGGCGAGGTGCAGGAAGCGCTGGTGAACCAGGGCCTGTGGGAGTTCGAGTACCCGCCGTTCCTGACGGAGATCCGCCGCCCGGTGTTCGTGATCTCGGGCGCGCACGACCGCACCAGTTACCCCGAGCAGGTGCAGTGGGTCGCGGACCTCGCGGACGGCGACGTGACCGTGCTGGACGCCGCGCACTACCCCTGGCTGGACGACGAGGACGCCTTCGCGCAGGCGCTGGACGACGCCCTGACCCGCTGA